A genomic stretch from Aedes albopictus strain Foshan chromosome 2, AalbF5, whole genome shotgun sequence includes:
- the LOC109417738 gene encoding dolichyl-phosphate beta-glucosyltransferase, which translates to MSVTEYVQLALLFGSGFIFFLMIVIGIILKVTTTPFPHIVRHKEEETFADPTTDERTKFPSLEDPPSLELSVIVPAFDEEKRLPVMLDECLEYLESRRKAEKSFSYEVIVVSDGSRDKTVQVAQKYCAKHGTDRVRVLALVQNRGKGGAVRLGMLSARGRFLLFADADGATKFPDFAKLEQSMAQLCGNDHTRDAIAIGSRAHLEQEATAQRTLFRTLLMHGFHFLVWTFAVKKIRDTQCGFKLLTRSSARKVFAVMHVERWAFDVELLFIAQSYNIPIEEIAVRWTEIEGSKLTPFWSWLQMGRDLIFIWFRYAIGAWQLRKEHAN; encoded by the exons ATGTCGGTTACGGAGTATGTCCAGCTGGCACTTTTATTCGGTTCTGGCTTTATATTCTTCCTGATGATTGTG ATTGGAATCATCCTCAAAGTGACAACCACTCCATTTCCGCACATTGTTCGCCACAAAGAGGAAGAGACCTTCGCGGATCCGACCACCGATGAAAGAACGAAGTTTCCTTCGCTCGAAGATCCACCATCTCTGGAGCTGAGCGTAATCGTGCCTGCGTTTGACGAAGAAAAACGAC TCCCGGTAATGCTGGACGAATGCCTCGAATATCTCGAATCTCGACGGAAAGCGGAGAAATCCTTTTCCTACGAAGTCATCGTCGTAAGCGATGGCAGCCGCGACAAAACCGTACAAGTGGCCCAGAAATATTGCGCTAAGCATGGCACCGATAGGGTTCGGGTGCTAGCCCTCGTTCAAAACCGTGGCAAAGGCGGTGCCGTTCGATTGGGAATGCTCAGCGCCCGGGGTCGATTCTTGCTGTTTGCCGATGCCGATGGCGCAACAAAATTCCCGGACTTTGCCAAACTGGAACAAAGCATGGCCCAGCTGTGCGGCAACGACCACACCAGAGATGCCATCGCAATCGGTTCCCGAGCGCACCTGGAGCAGGAAGCCACCGCCCAACGGACCCTCTTCCGGACGCTGCTCATGCACGGTTTCCACTTCCTGGTTTGGACCTTTGCGGTGAAGAAGATCCGAGACACCCAGTGCGGTTTCAAGCTGTTGACCAGGTCGTCCGCGCGGAAGGTTTTTGCCGTGATGCACGTGGAACGTTGGGCCTTCGATGTGGAACTGCTGTTCATTGCCCAGTCGTACAACATTCCGATCGAGGAGATTGCGGTGCGTTGGACGGAAATCGAAGGCTCCAAGTTGACCCCGTTCTGGTCGTGGCTTCAGATGGGACGGGATTTGATCTTCATCTGGTTCCGCTATGCGATAGGGGCGTGGCAGCTGCGGAAGGAACACGCGAACTGA